Genomic segment of Leishmania panamensis strain MHOM/PA/94/PSC-1 chromosome 20 sequence:
TTCCGCTGATCCATGGGAAAAGAAGCCGCGTTGCTGTCCACTAAGCGATACACTGTCCCTTGAGCTGTATCGCCCTGCTCCAGGACGTGTGGCTttgcgacggcagcggctaCTGCCTGCCACTTCACGTCGGTCTCTTTCGCGCGACAGGGAGCATTTTGAATGCCGCCAACATCACCGCACCATGAGTCGCTTCGACTGTTCTCTCCATCACTAGTGGGAGGTTGTATCGTGACGTATTTCTCTACATCCACGGACGATGGCGCCAGGGTATGActgggtggcggtgacgagtAAGGCGGCGCTAGGAATGGCAAGCGGTGTGCTCGCTGTTCTACGCTACAATACCTGACGACCTCATCTGAGATGACAGGCGTAGCGAGCGTGGTGGCACAGGCTATCTGTGTAACCTTCTCGCCCACATTGTTCACCACCTCCGCGgagtctgtgtgtgcgccctCCACCGGTTCCGTATAGAGTGGGAAGCGCAAGActctctccaccgcctcACAATGGTGAACATCTCCGCTGCGATGGGACAGACAAGAACTACTCCTGCTGAGGTTGGTTCTGGCATCCATAGCGAAGCGAGTtacaggcggtgctgccttCGTGTGAGGAATTGGGGCGGTTACATGTTTCTCATGTATCATGGACACGGACTCTTGCGGTACATGAGGAGCGTTTCCTTCCCCCTGAAGCGAGTCTTtcgtgcaccgcctccactgcgTTGGGGAGGCGGTCAGCTGAGTAGGTAACGGAGAGTTCGGCGAAGCAGAGTCGAGATGGATGAGCGCGGTCGACTCACTgtggagccgctgctgcgacacctCTACTTTCTCAAAGCCATCCGAGACGTCTGTTGAAGACGTGGACGATGACGAGCTCGTGTCGTCCCACATCTCTGGTACAACCGGTGAGTTACCCACCGCCACGCGGACTACGCGCGACGAGGTTGAGATAGGATTAGGTGCTGCTACGCTGCCGTTGTCGCGCATCGGCGGTGCGGTCCTTACTGGCCGCAGgtcaccgtcaccgcccTCATCTACATCTGTCGTCGCCAGAAAATCCTCGATGTAGGCACGCGCAGGGGTCCGGCTCTGACAAAAAAGCTCCGAAGCCTGAGACGATGATAGCGAGGGGGATGGCGCCTCTGCATCACTATTGAGTTCCCCCTTCTCGCGTTCTGTAAGGTCACTCGTCACGTACTGTGTAGGTCGGTGCAGTGACGGTGAATGCCCAAGGTAGAAGTCGATGATACTGCGAACTGGTGAAGGTGATCCCGGCGGTGCAGAAGACGCTCTAGGTGAGGTGCCAAGTTGCATACATGAGGTAGGGGAGTAAGCAGTATTGGTCGCCGGCGACAGGTGGTTCGTTCCTTTCATCGTCGGCACGACCGAGCGAGCAAATATCTTGTGGGTTGGACGAAAGCAGTGACGGCTGATGCCGGAGGCTGGTGAGGGTGAGGCGGGGGTGGACTCACTCCCCCAGGTAAGGGGTACCGGTGAGGTCTCTACCTCCGAATACTTCGGCGACGTCGTCTCTATTGTACGTACTTGGTTCTCCTCTTCAAGAGCGACAACAAAGGACTTGCGTGCAGGGGTAGCGCGCAGGGGCAGCAttttcgttttcccttttACCCCTGTTCTTGTCAGCCGGCGCGTGAGATTTTTTATGCGACGAACGCAAGAAGAATGATGCCCTTGTACCCGACGTGTTCACTCAATCTATGGCCTGAGAGGAGTAAATATACAGTCGGAGCTTAATGGGTCACAAAATCTAAGCAGGGTATAAAGACGTATGCGTAAGAGCGGTTgaggtgcgcatgtgtgcgtgcgatACGCTAGCGCTGTGCTGGTGTATGTGAGTGCGTATTGTTTTTCTATCCGTGATGCGAGCGCTGATGTGATGCCTTAGAGTTGTCGGGGATGAAGCAAGAAGACCAAAAGAAAAGTACCGGGTCCGCTTCATAAATTTCGGTATACCAGTGCCTATCAATTTACCGACGTGCTGTTCTTTTCATTCGTGCAACTAGGAGCCTCTTGGCTTTACTGATACCACTGGATCCACTTCGCCGTGTCAATGACACTGGTGTAGGTGAGGTGGAAAAGGTAACGGTATACCAGCATATGCACCAGCACATGCAGTGCGAGGGCAGGAGGCACAGGCAGCAAGGCAAATAAAaaagagcagaaaagagaagtgatggagagggaggacacAGGGGAGGCGTATTCGCTGAGATCGCACGGAGCAAGAGCCAATAAGAAAATATTGGTGAGTTATCCACGCAGGAGAGCCTGAAACAGAAATTTTCTTCACTGcggagagcgaaagagagctgTCCTGTGCAGCGCGCATGCACAGTTATGCCTTTtcggaggcggtgcgccgtcTGTGCTTAAACCGATTACCACACCACGTacacctcccctctcgctaGTGCGCTCCCTTATTTTTCTGCTCGGCACGACGATAGGCGACAAAGAACGtgagacaagagagagagagaaaatgtgtgcctgtgggtgCGTGACGATGTCCACACTGCCTTCCAACCTCTTTTTCTCAatttcttccccttctcttgaCGCTGCCTTCGTCGTTTTCTCGCTTGACATTGTGTTTCGTTGATATTTGTGCGCGTTGACACTTACACAAGCGGACCGCACagaacaaacacacacacgcacaagctgACGCAGTCACGCGCCGTCACATGCACACCGACAAATCTGTTGAGCCTTGACAAGAGCAAACAaaaacacaacaacaaaaagacGCCCCTCTCGACGCCATTGAGGTACTCCATCcctgcaaaaaaaaagaaaaaaaaacacgatGAAACAAAGTAAACAAACGGCACGTCACCGCGCAGTCATacctccaccccaccctaaaaaaaaagaggtgcagcgcaacagcaaAGCGCATTTCTCTCTGATGCTCAACGACACACCAAggcccacctccacctccatcgaATCAATGCCGTAACGTATCAACACAGCTACAGAAACAAACAAGGAGGGTGTACGAGTTGAGAAGGAAAAATGAGATCAATTAATACGAGCGTGCACGCAACTAGCGCTCCTTTGGCATCAGGACTCCGGCGTGCagagagcgccgccacctgaAATGCAAAGTATGAGACCAGTACATCGCTCTGTTGTCGTGTCTCCACTTCCCAGTGCGTACCAGTCATACGGACAtagccctccctcccccactccaAACAAAACGAATCAAAGCATGGACTGGTAGCACAAGCGCTTTTCACGTCTGCAGCACCGGCTTTGCTGTTTGTCACCATTGTGCATTTATACAAGTCTCATAGGCTTCTGTTCGTCTCAtgtgtttctctcctctgcttctctcgtGCTGTTTTAGCTTCGCTGGGAAGGTTATCGTCCACTCATCTTCTCCGATATGCGGTTGGCCTTTTCCTCCATCCATTTCGCTGTGCTGGTTCTCGGCTTTCGGCTGCACATCGCCACGAGGACTCATAGATGCTGCTAGCCCCGCTGAAGTCCTCCATCTGCATCTGAACCACGACGCTACAACGAGCATGAATAGTCAACTGGCATCAGCACAGCAATGGCGTACCTTATTCACTTCTCCAGTCGCCTACATAAACTATATGACCATACGACACATGCCCACCGACGGACACCCCACAGAAGTTCAGGCGTGCATTCGAGACAATGAACGTCAACACCACGACAGTTTTTCCCTATCCCGGGGGAGGCGGGTTCGTTGCACAAGAGGCAGAGGTCATAGTCACGCCGCCCTGTGTTATACTCTCCTGCTTTAGGCAGCGCTCTTGCAGTTCTCTACCTTTTCGCCACTCGTGCAAATGCCCAGCAAACGCGTTGTGTTCACATTGCTGCCTTTAAACCAGTGCATGATGGTGTTTGCCACATCGGTCGTCTTGGCGTCCTCGGCAATGTCGTTCAGCTGCACAAGTTCACCCTTGGTGTACACCACCacgagcagcggtgcagtcATCTCAGAATTagcgccgtcgctggtgATGATCATGAGCCAGTTTTCCGCCTTATGAGCGGTACGACGAGAAAGAGCTAAGGCGATACTGCCCACCGCAGAGTCAAGAAGGTTCACCTCACTGCGCTCCTGCACCACCAGTTTCGGGTTgttcacctccgcctcggcgaGTGAGCTTAGCTGGAAGTAGAGGGCGTCCGCGGAGTGGTTTAACATCTTCTCAAAAGCGAGCAAGATTTCGCTGTTGTACAGCTGCGCGTGGTCATCGCAGGTGATGTACTTCCGGAAGGCGTTGCAGTAGGCCGAGTCCTTTCGCTCTGGACACTTCTGACCTGAGCACTCTGTGTCAAGCAAACCCACTTGCGGGCATGGAAACGCTCCCGCCTCCCCTGAAGACCAGTACATAGACGGTGCGGCCACTACggtgcgcttcttctgcGCCTTTAGCCAGCCAAGAATCGATGTGGTTTCAGCTAACgtgtcggcggtgaggaCGGCGGATCCGGTGAGGAGGTTGATGAGCGGGTTTGATGTGCTGTAGTTGGCAGAGATGGACGCAAACTTCCCACCCGCTTTGGAGAGAAGGCGCATGAAAGGTGACTTGTTGCTCAGCATGGCTCGGCGCACTGATATGGGGGCCAGCCCCTTTGCAACAATGAGTAAAAGTTTTGGCTTTCCAGTATCGCCAACGGTTTTGCGGGCCGTGTTGGAGACGACGGTTAGACACACCAGAAGCAAAaagacgacggcggtgacgagtaccgtgcggcgcagcgcacgcgcgtgcagggcctccttcacctcagCATTGGTGTGCGTGCCAGGCAacttcggcggcggcatcaccTTCTTCGACAGGGACGGCATGTGTTTCATTTGGCTGAGCAGATGAGTATGGTTCTACTAGTTTGTCAGGATGACCGATAGGCAGGGAGCGCCTCTACTAACGTCCGTGAGCAAACAGGCAACCAGCAAGGAGATTGTGTGTGAGAAATAGATGCGCGTAAGCCGTGGTCCTTACGTGCGTGTCTGACGGAGGGTGTCGATGTATACAGCTGCTGTCTTCCGTGTTGGTGCCCCTTTATGGAGCacagaaaacgaaaaagagagttTATCGTCAACACAGCGGTGAACAACAAAGTTCTGCAATACGAGGCACACAACTACACTGCTCGAcaggggaaaacaaaaaacaaaGACGATAATTTAATGCACCACTCtcgagagagaaggatgtGATGCACGCTGGTgtagaggcacacacgcacgtcgatgcgaaaagaaggaaaacaagGAGGTTATTGACCTAcaagagagaacagaaaaacgagagaagtATGTGATAAAATGGTCCTTTAAAAGGGATGTGCAACCGAAGTATGTAAGCAGCACGCAGGTGCACCCAACATCAgtagagaagaagaggcgctgaaggagagagagcgagcaagCAAGGAAAGTGAGAAATGCATTCGAGAAGCAGTAATCTCTTCATCggcgcacgcacaagcaGGGAGACGCGAAAAGTGTTTTATTGCATATGAAGCTAGAATTGCAACAATACAATCAAGCACAACCTCGATACTGTTTCCCTGACGCTTACGTTTGGGAAGACAGGAAATATGAGGCGAAAGCACGTCAGTTCATGTACGACAGAATGAAGGATTTGGATCGAGGGGTTGGCAAGTTCGACGGAGGGGGTCCGAGAAGTGCAGAGGTGCAGAATTACGGCGATGggaacaagagaagaaacagaatAAGAGTTGGAAGGGACGTTaaagaggagcagctgtAGAGGGCAGAGAATGTCCTGATAATgtagaggaggaaggggttCAACCAAATCATGCAGCATCATGACCTTTGGTGAAAATGAGGCATTTCGAATGCTCATCgtttttttcgctttcaAGTGCATCAAGGACAGCCATTAGACATCAAGTCGTTCGTCGCGCGCGCTGTCCATACGCGCTACCGTGTATTCATTGGGGGCATCTCGTTATTTCCTCTCCGTTCCTTTTTCTAAATATCTCCTTATATCTATGCAGAGCAGAGCGGAGCACAAAAGTGACAGCTGTGACAACACCGCGCACTGACGGACTCTCCTTCGCcccactccccaccccacctctCTGCACACAGTCAGCAAGCCAGGGAAACccaacaacaaaaaggaaTGTTACATtttgggggcggggggatTGATCACCATCAGCAGTCAGATGAACACGACACACACTCTGTCCAGTATCAGGACGAGCCGGAGGAGCCCACACGTGTCTACTGGGAAGGAATCCTTGACCAGCGAAAAAGGAACAGGTGATGTACAGCTGATCTCAGAAGACTTCGCATCAGACACTGCTCCACTATGAAAGCAAGGAGTCAGTCGCGTGTTTAAGTTCCGTGCACGGGGTTTGCCTTTCTTGATGAGTTTGACCagcgtccccccccctcgagTCTCTTCATCAGAGTTGAAACATCCTGGAAAAATCAGCCTAAGACAACGGCGGTCTGAGGAGCCGATAGGGTGCTCGCTCAACGTCTGGGCAGAGGTGTCTGTTGCCTATGTGACTTCCCGACTGCCATCCAATGGGTATGTCTTACACAATGAGCACCGCTAGCCGGGCTCGGAGGGGCTCGTCGATGGCGCTGGACTGAGGAGTCGCAAACACACCGCCACGACGTGGAACGCTACCGGTCGAGCAGCTTCACCGCTGGACACGGAATAGGGGCCTTTCCTTCACTTTGGCGAAACGATGTTGTGCAGTAGCAAGTGCGCCGATATGCCGCTGTGACACTTCTGCTCTATATGGAAAGGCAAGGCAAAGGTTACCGCCTCTGCGCGGCAGCACTGGTGAACTCAGTGTAACGCCGTCCACAATTCAGTAGAACTCTACTAAGAGGAATAACTTTACACATCAGTGCATCGTGATCACTTGCCAAGAATAAGGCTGAAACTGATTGACGAATACAGAACCTGCAGTGGCAACCACCTCGACGGAGTCCAGTGTTAGCAGAAGCTCTGCCGTGGTAGGGAAGGGCCGTTTACCTGCAGCGGAATTATTTCCCATCTCACGCGGAGACAGCTCAGTAGACCCAGCACAGTGTCTTCAATCCACTTTTCTTCGTCACCGAAGAGTGAAACGGGGCAGACGCACTGTTGGGTTGAATCCAACGAGATTTACCTTTAACATCTAACACGACATAGCACCTTTGCTATTCATACGCTGCATACAGAGGCCAGAACACCGCAGAGGCGTTCGTGCATCCCGtcactcgcgcagctccggaAATCACTCTTGTCAGATTCATTatgaagagagacacacatgagcagcaggactccaacagcgctgcacgcgctgcgaCTGGAAGGATGAGATCACGTATCCGTTCGTGGTGACACCTGCCCAAATCTACGTGGTTAAACGAGACGTTTAGGAAAGTGCCATATCACCAAGGCTCCCACAAAGTGCATCTTCGACGCCTGATGGAAATTCGATTACCTACACTGCCTACTGCCCGATGGTCGTTGGGTGTACATGCACGTCTTTTGTATTATAGAGTCTTAGACTCTGTGTTGCGTCATGCGTGGTTTCTGTTGTGCTTCCTCATTCTTGAGCTACGCTCATACAAGTGGGGGAGTAGAGGGGGTAAGAGGAGAGTAGACACCCAGATCATAGTTGATTATCTGCGTACATGGGCGTCGGACAGAAGGAAAAAGCAGGGGATGAGACTTTAGGGAATAAGGAAGGTTGGGTgcgaagggaagggagagcgcGCAGATCGTGCGAAGCGAGAAAAGGCACTCCTTAGCAGCCCACATCAGTACCGCTATTCGACATAATGAAAAAAGAGCGTCTTCAGGCACGCGCGCATAGGCAACGAAAGGGCAACTGAGAACGATTCGCTTTGTCCTTGTGCCGTACACGCGGTGCTGATGCAAACGCCACGACGAAAGCACTCCCGTTGTTCTGCTCTCTGGGTAGCAGCGAGTGATTCGACGGGCCCGGAAGCAAAGGAGACCTGCCAACCACGTGCTCAATAAAAAGGATTGCAGTCGTCGGGGGGACGTTGCAGCAGATGGCCGTTTCATTTTTATTTTGAGGTACAGCGCCGAGCACTCCTTTTCGTATTACTTTCGCCTTTTCGctcacctttttttttgttcgaAGGTACCGGTgaggcggtgtgtgtgtgttggtcaGCAAAGACGAAAGGAtaaacgaaaagaaaaaagcgacggaagaaagaaagagacggcCGTAAGCGAGGAACAGACGAGGCAACAGAGggcgtgggaggaggaggaggagggggggggggcgagagcAACGGAGAGCCGCTGAGGGGCAGGGGCGCAACAAAGGCAGGACGTCAAGCAAGCGGAACGGATGTGTGACAAGCATgagcacaaacgcacacaaaaagagCCGAAAACGTAGTGGAAGTCGAGCGGTAgcggggaagagagtgaaagaggtgtcaggaagggggagggggagtgcgCACACATAGAGGGTCCCCTTTCAACGCATTCGGACTGCCGTTACACTTGACTTTCCCCCTCCTGTCGCATCACAAAAAAAATGCACGAGAAGCTGTGGGCTAAAACACGAGCGATGTCGGTATGAAATGTCgggggtgcgcgtgtgtattgGCACTCTTTTTTGATGGATGTTTGAGTGTGCGTATCGGTGTCGCGGACCTTTTTTTCATTTGCGGTGATCTGTCTGCTTTCTGCCATTGGAGATCGTGCGCACGCCTTCGAGTATGTGTGGCATGGTGTATGTCCTTTCAACGTGCAACCCAAAGCCGCAGTGCGAGGGGTTGCTTTCCTATGACAACAGTAACCATAAACAACTACgaaacagcggcgccgggATCGTGCACAAAAAGGCTCGACAAGAGTCCACGCGGTGATTTTTTTAGAacaaagggggaaaaaaaacagacaGCCGCGTCGATCTGGGAGAAGGTGTCGAACGAAACCAGAGAACAAAGCAGATCAAGAGGGGCAGGAGTCAGAGAAGGCGCTTTTTTCTTTAGCATACAAAGCCCCTGCCATACAACATGAGGCCAAACCTCATTCTACCCCTACTCTGTCACGGGCCCATTGCCTGGTGCGAAGCGGCGCTAGTCACGCAGTACAacaatgcgccgacccagtcagTTCCTCATGGCCTTCACTTCCCACTCTACCCATCCCCCGCATCACTGGTCGACTCACAACTGTTCCCAATAATGTCGGTACCCATCTGGTGCACATCCCTCGCGGTCGCACACAGGCTCTTCACAGCACTGGGTAACGAGGGCCCAGTGGGATGTAGTCTAGTCACGCTGACGCATCTGCCACCATAAGTGTGATGCGCgcgtgcactgcagcagttttctccgacgccacgccatcTAGGACATGGCCACCGACATCCGaagcgatgcatcgctctgatCTTACCACATCGCAGGCATTTCACACTCTGGCAGAACGAGAGGTAGCTGGATATCGGCTGGCATAGGGGGACTTCTTGGCTCTCTCCACACCAACAGGGGACACTGGCCTGCGATACCACACACTGAGGTGACTCTGTCAACAGAGTTCATGTATCACaagccccctctccctcaagCCGTGTAACTCTGCATTTGAGATgaagacaaagagagacggagatgaGAGGCGCACAGAAGGCAATCACATCAAGATATACGAAAGAGCAGCTGATAGTGTCTACGTACACGGTCCGTCGTAGGATGCTTGCGAAGGCTTGACGACAGAAAAAATTGAACAAGAGAAAAGTGAAGGAATTGGGGGTAAGAGAAAgcagagatggagatgaaaacaaaaagaagaaagcgtAACGGGAGAACAGCTAAAACGGGGAGACCAGCCCCTACATTAAAGCGAACAACGAGCTCGCACAGAACACTGTTCGGTACGACATGGGTCGCTGATGAGCAGGGGGCATTGTTCAAAGAGAACGAGCCAACGTAAAAGGTCAAGACAAAGACGAAGTGCAGCtagaggaagggggaagggtgcAGGTGTGTAGGGAGGACAACAGATAAATAAAGCAGGATTGTTGGGCTGGAATAGGGAGATATATGTCTATATATATGTGTATAtgtacatatatatatatatgtggatcggtgggtgtgggtgttaCGCTCACGTATGCTGCGCACGGAGAACGACAATCGAAATGTCACGTTCGCCAGAGTTGTGCCCTTCACATGACAAAACGCAAAAAGAAAGATGTCCACGTGCGCCCCACAGGCACCTTCACGCATCAGAAACTGAAATACCACTACTAAACCACTTGTCCCGTCTCAAACAGCAGCCACTACCAAGTGAGGCAATAATGATATCCTTACAAAGCAGCCAGAACGTGTTGCTGTTTCAAGTTTCAGCCGCACATTGACACACCTAAGGGCAACTCGCTAGGAGAGCGCTAGTATCATCAGggcacctctctcttgctcggtggcgccgccagGAGTTACTTATTCGTGTGCTTCGGAGCCCGAGCCTGTCGCTCCTCTTGCAGGTGATATGAGGCGAGATGCGCCCTCAGGTCCATCTTCGCGTGCATGAAGTAATGGGCGGAGTCGTACTGCTTGTGCAGCTCGTTCATGATAGATTCAGCCTCCTCGTGACTTTCATCGCGGTACACGATGTAAGCTTTGTCGTATAGTGTAAAGGCCTGTGCGTAAGAGAGGCTCCACTGGCGATCCTTGTACTGTGGAGTGTCTTGAATCGCCTTGATCACCTCCAAGGCGGCTTTCCGGTCCTCCTTCGACTCACTGTTTGCTAGCAGCATCGACTTGTAAACACATAGGCATAACACCCGGTAGTTcgcggggagagaggtgctggATTTGCCCGAGGTTGGTGATGCAGCAGAGGAGGTAGGCCCGCTCGGCACGGGTGACGCTTTTGATGCCGTGTTAGTGGGGGTAGCCAGTGACGCCGAGGCCGCCTCACTCTTGCAGCGTTCCCGCAAGGAATCCACATAGTCAGCGAGCGGAGTGGGGCGCTGCACCGGCTCCCGTAAGAGGTATGCGTTGATTAGGGTCACTATCTTGTCCTTGCGCACCGCCGGATACTGATGGGCGATGCCGGCAATCAGGCACATCTCATACACTGGGAGCGGTATAATATTACGAAGGACAAACCCTTTTGGTACAGGCTCAAGCGGCTCGCCtggtttcttttttcccAGTATGGTGGATGCGGTAATGCCGTGGTGCCCCAGAATTTCCTCCATCCGCTTCAGCACAAACTGGTCGTTGTGGTTTGGCTTCCCACCGAGCGTGACAGGcttgcgctgcgctgcttcccaGTAGAGCCGGGTGATGGTCTCAGCGATGGCCTCTCGTGTTGACACGTTGCAGAAGGTCAACTTCAGCTCCTTCATTTTGCTCGTGCCCACAATGCGGTGTAGATCCTCCAGCAAGaagtcctcctccccgccgGGGTTCTGGATTCCCTCTGCCCATTCAATCTCGAGCATCTCAAGACAGCACGCCTGCACGTACTGGTACACGGCATTCGCCCACTTGGACGTCTTGGAGAGGAGCTCGAGACATCGGCTCGCACGCTTCCACTGGTTCATGATGGCGTAGTTGAACCATTGATCGTAGAGGACAAAGTCGCGGAGCTGCGGCATGGCGGTCAGCAGTTGCGGGTGGCTGGCAACATCGAGACAGTGGTTCAGTTTGACAATGCTCACCTCTACGCAGCGCGTCAGTCGCTCAATACGGCCGTCGAGCCAGAGGTGCAGAATAGACTCACGCACGTTCTCCTTTTGCATCGCCTCCATGCGTACTTCCTGCACCACAGGCAGGTAGGAATCAACCAAAAATGCCGAGGACGCTGGCAGCATGCCGTACAGTGCAAGCAGCAGGGCGCTGGCGAAGGGCGACAGAAGCGTGTCGCTCTTGAAACACCGTCGCACGAACTTCAGTCCTTCCTGACGGTTGCTGTCGGCGCCGATGAAGCGGAGCAGCGCTCGGACGTTGGCTGGCAGAATGGAAAGTGCGAGGCTGATGGCTCCGATACCGAACTCGACGGAGTGCACCGAGTTTCGGTCAAGGCCGAGTGtctccagcgcagctggTTCCTCAAGGGAGACGTCCTTTTCTGTGAGCCCGCCTAGCGACCCCACCGGCGACTTAACTTTATCGTCTCCTTCTTTTGACGCTGCGTGCTTGTCGTGGGGAGCCATGGCGGCCTCGTTGTTTCTATACTTGTCCTTGTAGCGCTGCTCTAGTTCCGCGTAGAGAGACTtgtagctgctgctcgcacgGTTCAGCGCTAGACCAGCCTTCAAGAGTGATGAGACAGACTGCTGGAGCACAAgggcaaagcagcgcagGGCTTGGCTCTCCGCTTCCGTCATCTTTGCGCGGAACTCCGCGGGGCTGAGCCAGTTGCTTTTCGGGTCTTTCTTGCGCTGAAACACCTTGGAGAAACCGCTGGATATCATGCTCATCTCACTAGGCAGCACCTGTGTGGCGAGTGCGCTGGACTTGGTGAGGAGCTTCAGTGCTATGTCTGCCTGTGTCTGCTCCATCGAGAGGCAGCAACGCACAAATGCAATGAGTCCAGCTCCGCACACTGCCAGAGGGTCTTCATTCATGCG
This window contains:
- a CDS encoding hypothetical protein (TriTrypDB/GeneDB-style sysID: LpmP.20.1560) codes for the protein MLPLRATPARKSFVVALEEENQVRTIETTSPKYSEVETSPVPLTWGSESTPASPSPASGISRHCFRPTHKIFARSVVPTMKGTNHLSPATNTAYSPTSCMQLGTSPRASSAPPGSPSPVRSIIDFYLGHSPSLHRPTQYVTSDLTEREKGELNSDAEAPSPSLSSSQASELFCQSRTPARAYIEDFLATTDVDEGGDGDLRPVRTAPPMRDNGSVAAPNPISTSSRVVRVAVGNSPVVPEMWDDTSSSSSTSSTDVSDGFEKVEVSQQRLHSESTALIHLDSASPNSPLPTQLTASPTQWRRCTKDSLQGEGNAPHVPQESVSMIHEKHVTAPIPHTKAAPPVTRFAMDARTNLSRSSSCLSHRSGDVHHCEAVERVLRFPLYTEPVEGAHTDSAEVVNNVGEKVTQIACATTLATPVISDEVVRYCSVEQRAHRLPFLAPPYSSPPPSHTLAPSSVDVEKYVTIQPPTSDGENSRSDSWCGDVGGIQNAPCRAKETDVKWQAVAAAVAKPHVLEQGDTAQGTVYRLVDSNAASFPMDQRNPEPPLLRHAAKETAASEHPPLQSSSAKKPCVRSLLVRLYPGPSTPTHLGADHKIASPDKRYVSQIPQHTADPPPPRWNVSTKVHYSPLTEGTELAHAGKCHLRVRQGSRSLNSDDYISERIEGSHSRLSRSVPPKAPLHTRTSLLRLEATKTRKEAEAALREEIESPSFHPTVSPQSARICREKLRELKHSQGAVATVVMQGFQQEQASRTQHLKRNAKARQGTFGQDVLWGDATVMAEASLSISEEPDALANAQVLRPSAPLVRRLSATQPSTPQVSESCEMSSTTGTLVHTGTAVLRARQQAWPQQRLQAIKREEQSQMHMHHHSSASSSALRQSTDDPRCLEPFRLQPLSSTDHIDISTQCNLLPSECAAASTTTAAPGKELQPSAIPSSAGADDAPLLFDMPMETQTVFHRVDFYSAALPDAPETHFTLPERQQRVEDRLRELEMDRRRRLTMSSYHARACGLATGKPLCKPFTGR
- a CDS encoding hypothetical protein (TriTrypDB/GeneDB-style sysID: LpmP.20.1570) — translated: MKHMPSLSKKVMPPPKLPGTHTNAEVKEALHARALRRTVLVTAVVFLLLVCLTVVSNTARKTVGDTGKPKLLLIVAKGLAPISVRRAMLSNKSPFMRLLSKAGGKFASISANYSTSNPLINLLTGSAVLTADTLAETTSILGWLKAQKKRTVVAAPSMYWSSGEAGAFPCPQVGLLDTECSGQKCPERKDSAYCNAFRKYITCDDHAQLYNSEILLAFEKMLNHSADALYFQLSSLAEAEVNNPKLVVQERSEVNLLDSAVGSIALALSRRTAHKAENWLMIITSDGANSEMTAPLLVVVYTKGELVQLNDIAEDAKTTDVANTIMHWFKGSNVNTTRLLGICTSGEKVENCKSAA
- a CDS encoding hypothetical protein (TriTrypDB/GeneDB-style sysID: LpmP.20.1580), whose protein sequence is MSQSLKKSSPGSCSPAECYASPMNMEEPDMAKLEQAEEESIAKMSSLSNADVQRLRSLTLENIREMDSYLQDAVDAFFANRITDCEATLRKRMNEDPLAVCGAGLIAFVRCCLSMEQTQADIALKLLTKSSALATQVLPSEMSMISSGFSKVFQRKKDPKSNWLSPAEFRAKMTEAESQALRCFALVLQQSVSSLLKAGLALNRASSSYKSLYAELEQRYKDKYRNNEAAMAPHDKHAASKEGDDKVKSPVGSLGGLTEKDVSLEEPAALETLGLDRNSVHSVEFGIGAISLALSILPANVRALLRFIGADSNRQEGLKFVRRCFKSDTLLSPFASALLLALYGMLPASSAFLVDSYLPVVQEVRMEAMQKENVRESILHLWLDGRIERLTRCVEVSIVKLNHCLDVASHPQLLTAMPQLRDFVLYDQWFNYAIMNQWKRASRCLELLSKTSKWANAVYQYVQACCLEMLEIEWAEGIQNPGGEEDFLLEDLHRIVGTSKMKELKLTFCNVSTREAIAETITRLYWEAAQRKPVTLGGKPNHNDQFVLKRMEEILGHHGITASTILGKKKPGEPLEPVPKGFVLRNIIPLPVYEMCLIAGIAHQYPAVRKDKIVTLINAYLLREPVQRPTPLADYVDSLRERCKSEAASASLATPTNTASKASPVPSGPTSSAASPTSGKSSTSLPANYRVLCLCVYKSMLLANSESKEDRKAALEVIKAIQDTPQYKDRQWSLSYAQAFTLYDKAYIVYRDESHEEAESIMNELHKQYDSAHYFMHAKMDLRAHLASYHLQEERQARAPKHTNK